Proteins encoded together in one Pseudomonadota bacterium window:
- a CDS encoding SDR family NAD(P)-dependent oxidoreductase has protein sequence MDFAGRVALVTGGASGIGREVARQLAARGAAVAVADINMEGAEAVATELVSAGAKAIAIAFDVVDAASVNAAVAKTNSELGGLHVLVHSAGIGVERGFLDTTEAEWRRIIDVDLTGTFLCGQAAAREMVKGGYGRIVNLSSTAAMRGGTGRAAYGAAKGGVVTLTRVMAVELASHGVTVNALAPGAIDTELVAKMHSAKTREVYTRAIPEDRYGTPAEVASAALYLASEEARYITGHIMAVDGGFLAAGLMLDKD, from the coding sequence ATGGATTTTGCCGGAAGGGTCGCGCTGGTGACCGGCGGCGCCAGCGGTATCGGGCGTGAGGTGGCGCGGCAATTAGCGGCCAGGGGTGCCGCTGTGGCAGTGGCTGACATCAACATGGAGGGCGCTGAGGCGGTCGCCACCGAGCTGGTTTCGGCAGGCGCTAAAGCCATCGCCATTGCGTTTGATGTGGTAGACGCCGCGTCGGTCAACGCAGCGGTGGCCAAAACAAACAGCGAACTCGGCGGCCTGCACGTCTTGGTGCACAGCGCAGGGATCGGCGTCGAGCGTGGTTTCCTCGACACGACGGAGGCGGAATGGCGGCGCATCATCGATGTAGACCTGACCGGCACTTTCTTGTGTGGCCAGGCGGCGGCGCGCGAGATGGTCAAGGGCGGCTATGGCCGCATCGTCAACTTGTCCTCGACCGCGGCGATGCGCGGCGGTACCGGGCGCGCCGCGTACGGCGCTGCCAAAGGCGGCGTGGTGACGCTGACGCGGGTGATGGCGGTCGAATTGGCAAGTCATGGTGTGACCGTAAACGCATTGGCGCCGGGCGCGATCGATACCGAATTGGTCGCCAAGATGCATTCCGCCAAGACGCGTGAAGTCTACACCCGGGCGATCCCCGAAGACCGATACGGCACGCCCGCGGAGGTCGCCTCAGCGGCGCTTTATCTGGCGAGCGAAGAGGCACGCTACATCACCGGCCATATCATGGCGGTTGATGGCGGCTTTCTCGCCGCCGGACTCATGCTCGACAAAGACTAG
- a CDS encoding FAD-binding protein has translation MATQSLPRENAISELSQLLGDRLTTSAAVRDQHANGECGVYTPQPPDAVAFPHSTEEVSAIVSICAAHAVPMVPYGVGTSVEGNVTAPYGGVCIDLSQMNEVVCVNEADLDCTVQAGVTRKQLNQYLKDTGLFFPIDPGADATLGGMAATRASGTNAVRYGTLRENVLGLTVVLPDGKIIKTGGRARKSAAGYDLTRLMVGSEGTLGVITEVTLRLYGIPEAISAAMCSFPTLEGAVNTVMLTIQSGIPVARMELLDDVQMDACMRYSKLDYAPDHTLLFEFHGTERGVEEQAQMVGEIAADYGGSDFRWTTTTEERNALWQSRHDVLYACFALRPGCMVWATDVCVPISRLAECLLETKREIEESDLMAPIVGHAGDGNFHVGFLLEPGNEDELDRAKRVNDNMVARALAMGGTCTGEHGIGVGKIRYMEAEHGDSVDVMRLIKRSMDPQNLMNPGKVLAL, from the coding sequence ATGGCAACTCAGTCCCTGCCGCGTGAAAACGCCATCAGTGAGCTTTCGCAATTGCTCGGTGACCGCCTGACCACCTCAGCCGCCGTGCGCGATCAGCACGCCAACGGCGAATGCGGCGTCTATACGCCGCAGCCACCGGACGCCGTGGCGTTTCCGCACAGCACCGAGGAAGTGTCCGCAATCGTCAGCATTTGTGCGGCCCACGCCGTGCCGATGGTGCCATACGGCGTTGGCACATCGGTGGAGGGCAATGTCACCGCGCCTTATGGTGGTGTATGCATCGATCTCAGCCAGATGAACGAAGTCGTGTGCGTGAACGAAGCGGATTTGGACTGTACCGTCCAGGCCGGCGTGACGCGCAAACAGCTCAACCAGTACCTCAAGGATACCGGCCTGTTCTTCCCGATCGACCCCGGCGCTGACGCGACCTTGGGCGGCATGGCGGCGACGCGCGCCTCGGGCACCAATGCGGTGCGTTACGGCACGCTGCGCGAGAACGTGCTTGGCCTGACCGTGGTTCTGCCTGACGGCAAAATCATCAAGACTGGCGGCCGGGCGCGCAAATCCGCCGCCGGCTATGATCTGACGCGCCTCATGGTCGGCTCGGAAGGCACCCTCGGCGTGATTACCGAAGTGACGCTCCGGCTATACGGAATTCCTGAGGCGATTTCGGCGGCGATGTGCTCATTCCCGACCCTGGAAGGCGCCGTTAACACCGTCATGCTGACCATCCAGTCAGGCATTCCGGTGGCGCGCATGGAATTACTCGACGATGTGCAGATGGATGCCTGTATGCGCTATTCGAAGCTCGATTACGCGCCTGACCACACGCTGCTGTTTGAATTTCACGGCACCGAGCGCGGCGTCGAGGAGCAAGCCCAAATGGTTGGCGAGATCGCAGCGGACTACGGCGGCTCTGATTTTCGCTGGACAACAACCACCGAGGAACGCAACGCCCTCTGGCAATCGCGCCATGACGTGCTTTATGCCTGCTTTGCGCTCCGGCCCGGCTGCATGGTCTGGGCAACCGATGTTTGCGTGCCGATCTCGCGGCTCGCCGAATGCCTGCTCGAGACCAAGCGCGAAATCGAAGAAAGCGATCTGATGGCGCCCATCGTCGGCCATGCCGGAGACGGCAATTTTCATGTCGGGTTCCTGCTTGAGCCGGGCAATGAAGACGAACTCGATCGGGCCAAGCGGGTCAACGACAATATGGTCGCTCGCGCGCTCGCCATGGGCGGCACCTGCACCGGCGAGCACGGTATCGGCGTCGGCAAGATCCGCTACATGGAAGCCGAACACGGCGATTCGGTGGACGTGATGCGCTTGATCAAGCGCTCGATGGATCCGCAAAACCTGATGAATCCGGGCAAGGTGCTGGCACTGTGA
- a CDS encoding CoA ester lyase: MTADGSVQPRRSLIFTPGNRPDMFPKALRTGADIVTVDLEDAIAPQHKDEARDKTLALFADLPEIGGVECVVRVNTLRSADGLMDLSAIIAADVPPLAIMLPKVKSAEEIELLDELLIGKCAAIRFHVIIETNDGLDRCYDIAKSSPRIDSLLFGAVDMAAELRVAPVWEPLFRARSQLVHAAAGAGLDLIDVPFLDLEDMAGLRVEAERCAALGFTGKGAIHPKQIATLNEAFSPTEAQIDYARRVIKAFEEGDSGLVLIDNKLIEKPVLRSMYRILAVAEAAQARR, from the coding sequence GTGACGGCGGATGGTTCGGTTCAGCCGCGCCGCAGCCTGATTTTCACGCCGGGCAACCGGCCGGATATGTTTCCGAAGGCGCTCCGCACCGGCGCCGATATCGTCACTGTTGATCTCGAAGACGCAATCGCGCCGCAACACAAGGATGAAGCGCGCGATAAGACCCTGGCCCTGTTCGCGGATTTGCCGGAGATCGGCGGCGTAGAATGTGTGGTGCGCGTTAATACGCTGCGCAGCGCCGATGGCCTCATGGATTTGAGCGCGATCATTGCCGCCGATGTGCCGCCGCTGGCGATCATGTTGCCCAAGGTCAAATCGGCGGAAGAAATAGAGCTACTCGACGAACTACTGATCGGAAAGTGCGCTGCCATCCGTTTTCACGTCATCATCGAAACCAATGACGGGCTCGACCGCTGTTACGACATCGCCAAATCCAGCCCGCGCATCGATTCTCTCCTGTTCGGCGCCGTCGACATGGCCGCCGAATTGCGCGTCGCGCCGGTGTGGGAGCCGTTATTCCGCGCCCGCTCCCAATTGGTGCACGCAGCGGCGGGGGCCGGCCTGGACTTAATCGATGTGCCGTTCCTCGATCTTGAAGACATGGCGGGATTGCGCGTGGAGGCAGAGCGCTGTGCTGCCCTCGGCTTCACGGGTAAGGGCGCTATCCACCCCAAGCAAATCGCCACCCTGAACGAGGCCTTCAGCCCCACTGAAGCGCAGATCGATTATGCCCGCCGCGTTATCAAAGCGTTCGAAGAAGGCGATTCCGGCCTGGTGCTCATCGACAACAAACTGATCGAAAAGCCGGTGCTGCGCTCGATGTACCGCATCCTCGCGGTCGCCGAGGCGGCACAGGCACGACGCTAG
- a CDS encoding SDR family NAD(P)-dependent oxidoreductase, whose product MTVNQKTMLLTGASRGIGHATVKLFHEHGWRVLTISRNPFDLNCPWPGGAENHVRADLADPESYPQLIAELSSRIGDHGLDALVNNAGISPKKPDGGRLGVLDCDHQMWIDVLNVNLVSIAMLARGLFPKLKISGGTIVNVTSIVGSRVHPFAGVAYACSKAGLAALTRELAKDFGEFGVRVNAIAPGEIKTSILSAGTEELVERRIPMGRLGDPMEVAETIKFLCSPESAYINGAEIHINGGQHV is encoded by the coding sequence ATGACCGTAAATCAGAAGACGATGCTGTTGACCGGCGCCAGCCGGGGCATTGGACACGCCACGGTAAAGCTGTTTCATGAGCACGGCTGGCGTGTGTTGACAATTTCCCGCAACCCTTTCGATTTGAATTGTCCATGGCCAGGCGGCGCGGAGAATCACGTGCGAGCCGACCTCGCCGATCCCGAATCCTATCCACAGTTGATCGCAGAGCTGTCCTCCCGCATTGGCGACCATGGGCTTGACGCATTGGTAAACAATGCCGGCATATCGCCCAAAAAGCCGGACGGCGGTCGCCTGGGCGTGCTTGATTGCGACCATCAAATGTGGATCGATGTACTCAACGTCAATCTTGTCTCCATCGCCATGCTGGCGCGCGGGCTATTCCCTAAGCTGAAAATCTCGGGCGGCACCATTGTCAATGTCACGTCCATCGTTGGCTCTCGGGTACATCCGTTTGCCGGGGTCGCCTATGCCTGTTCCAAAGCCGGGCTGGCGGCACTGACACGCGAACTCGCGAAGGATTTCGGAGAGTTCGGTGTCCGGGTGAACGCCATTGCGCCGGGCGAGATTAAAACCTCGATCCTTTCAGCGGGCACCGAGGAACTTGTCGAGCGGAGAATTCCGATGGGCCGCCTTGGCGATCCCATGGAGGTCGCGGAAACGATCAAATTCCTGTGTTCGCCTGAATCGGCCTACATCAATGGCGCTGAAATTCATATCAATGGTGGTCAACATGTTTGA
- a CDS encoding VWA domain-containing protein has protein sequence MFQNLFRELKRVRVPVTLPEYLDLMAAMDKGLADYSVDQFYYLSRALLVKDERHLDRFDQVFGQVFKGLERVSADDEEVEIPAEWLKRLAELNLSEEEMAKIEALGGWEKLMETLRERLAEQDERHQGGSKWIGTAGTSPFGAYGYNPEGVRIGQREGRQGRAVKVWDKREFRDLDGEVELGTRGMKIALRRLRRFAREGALSELDIDDTIKSTARNGGWLDLRMVPERHNAAKVLLLLDVGGSMNAHVQGCEQLFSAARSEFKHLEYYYFHNCLYESVWRDNRRRRTEQIDTWELINSYDSEYKVVFVGDAFMSPYEIVYPGASVEHFNEEPGELWLKQMLRAYPNAVWLNPLRQRGWHSSQSINMIQELMGNRMYPLTLNGLESAMRELGK, from the coding sequence TTGTTCCAAAATCTTTTCCGTGAGCTGAAACGGGTGCGGGTGCCGGTTACGCTGCCGGAATATCTCGACCTGATGGCGGCGATGGACAAGGGCCTTGCTGATTACAGCGTCGATCAATTCTATTATCTGTCGCGCGCACTTCTGGTGAAGGACGAGCGCCATCTCGACCGCTTTGACCAGGTGTTCGGCCAAGTGTTCAAGGGCCTCGAGCGCGTCTCGGCGGATGATGAAGAAGTAGAAATCCCGGCGGAATGGCTGAAGCGCCTGGCGGAGCTCAATTTGAGCGAAGAGGAAATGGCCAAGATCGAGGCGCTGGGTGGCTGGGAAAAACTGATGGAAACGCTGCGCGAACGCCTAGCCGAACAGGACGAACGCCATCAGGGCGGCAGCAAATGGATCGGCACCGCCGGCACTTCGCCGTTTGGCGCCTATGGCTACAATCCGGAAGGCGTGCGCATCGGCCAGCGCGAGGGCCGGCAGGGACGCGCGGTCAAAGTTTGGGACAAGCGCGAATTCCGCGATCTCGACGGCGAGGTCGAGCTCGGCACGCGCGGCATGAAAATTGCTCTTCGGCGTCTCCGCCGTTTCGCCCGCGAAGGCGCGCTCAGCGAACTCGACATCGACGACACGATAAAATCCACCGCGCGCAACGGCGGCTGGCTCGATCTCCGCATGGTGCCAGAGCGCCACAATGCGGCGAAAGTCCTCCTCCTGCTCGACGTTGGTGGCTCGATGAACGCCCATGTACAGGGCTGCGAGCAGCTGTTCTCGGCGGCGCGCAGCGAGTTCAAGCATCTCGAATATTATTACTTTCACAATTGTCTGTACGAAAGCGTGTGGCGCGACAATCGCCGCCGCCGGACCGAGCAAATCGATACCTGGGAGCTGATCAACAGCTACGATTCGGAATATAAAGTGGTGTTCGTCGGTGACGCCTTCATGAGCCCTTATGAAATTGTCTATCCCGGCGCCAGCGTCGAGCATTTCAATGAAGAACCCGGCGAGCTGTGGCTAAAGCAGATGCTGCGCGCCTATCCCAATGCGGTTTGGCTCAATCCGCTGCGGCAGCGCGGGTGGCACTCCAGCCAATCCATAAATATGATCCAGGAATTGATGGGAAACCGCATGTATCCGCTCACCCTGAATGGCCTTGAATCGGCCATGCGCGAGCTTGGAAAATAG
- a CDS encoding MoxR family ATPase: MRFKGTKTYVTTEELNAGVNAAITLQRPLLVKGEPGTGKTILAAEIAAALNAPLIEWHVKSTTKAQHGLYEYDAVARLRDGQLGDERVKQISNYILPGKLWEAFALDQRPVLLIDEIDKADIEFPNDLLLELDRMEFHVYETKETIRAVHRPVIIITSNNEKELPDAFLRRCFFHYIRFPDRETMERIVAVHHPDIKKRLVSAALGLFYDIREAPGLKKKPSTSELLDWLKLLMAEDISPEDLRATDSAQIIPPLYGALLKSEQDVQLFERLAFLNRREQR; the protein is encoded by the coding sequence TTGCGCTTCAAAGGAACCAAAACTTACGTCACTACCGAGGAATTGAACGCCGGCGTCAACGCCGCGATCACATTACAGCGGCCGCTGCTGGTCAAGGGCGAGCCGGGCACCGGCAAGACCATCCTCGCCGCCGAGATCGCCGCGGCGCTGAACGCGCCGCTTATCGAGTGGCATGTGAAATCGACTACCAAGGCACAGCACGGCCTTTATGAGTATGACGCGGTGGCGCGCTTGCGCGACGGCCAGCTTGGCGATGAGCGGGTGAAGCAGATTTCCAACTATATTTTGCCAGGTAAATTGTGGGAGGCGTTTGCGCTCGATCAACGGCCGGTCCTCTTGATTGATGAGATCGACAAGGCGGACATTGAATTTCCCAACGATCTTCTGCTCGAACTCGACCGCATGGAATTCCATGTCTATGAGACCAAGGAGACGATCCGCGCGGTGCATCGCCCTGTGATCATCATCACCTCCAACAATGAAAAAGAGCTGCCGGACGCCTTTCTCCGGCGCTGCTTCTTCCATTACATCCGCTTTCCGGACCGGGAAACTATGGAGCGCATCGTCGCCGTGCACCACCCCGACATCAAGAAACGTCTGGTCAGCGCGGCACTCGGACTGTTTTACGATATCCGCGAGGCGCCGGGGCTGAAGAAAAAACCGTCGACGTCCGAACTGCTGGATTGGTTGAAGCTGCTGATGGCCGAAGATATTTCGCCGGAAGATTTGCGCGCCACAGATTCGGCGCAAATCATTCCGCCGCTCTATGGCGCGTTGCTGAAATCGGAACAGGACGTGCAACTGTTCGAGCGACTGGCCTTCCTCAACCGGCGCGAACAACGCTGA
- a CDS encoding FAD-dependent oxidoreductase: MHVKPAEGETFETEFPVVIIGGGACGLTAALTLRDAGVGVLVLERDTPPAGSTALSSGFIPACTTRWQAERGVKDSVELMAGDIQAQARNLADPAIIDLCCRRSGPTLEWLAATHGIPFVLIEGFLYTGQRRARMHAVPERTGAALMARLLAAAGAAEIDILCGAEVQEIYADADGRVRGVGFRRPDGSAERVGCQALILACSGFGGNRDMVRRYIPEMAGAGYFGHAGNRGDAVLWGEQLGAEIRHMGAYQGHASVAVPHGILITWAVMREGGIQVNSAGKRFADESRGYSEHSIDVLGQPGGAVWDIYDSCIHALAMEFEDYRQADAAGAVKTAMSGAALAANLGLPEAALTETLAETQRHAEIEGRDLFGRHFEGKPALAPPYYAVRVGASLFHTQGGLAIDTLARVLRRDGNALPNLFAGGGAACGVSGPEVWGYSSGNGLLTAVMLGRVAGESAAALVS, encoded by the coding sequence ATGCATGTGAAACCGGCTGAGGGCGAAACGTTTGAGACGGAATTTCCGGTCGTCATCATCGGCGGTGGCGCCTGCGGACTGACCGCGGCACTGACTCTGCGGGATGCTGGCGTTGGCGTGCTGGTGCTAGAGCGCGACACGCCGCCGGCTGGCTCCACGGCGCTTTCCTCTGGCTTTATTCCGGCCTGCACGACGCGCTGGCAGGCCGAACGCGGCGTCAAAGACAGTGTGGAGCTCATGGCCGGCGACATCCAGGCGCAAGCCAGAAACTTAGCCGACCCCGCGATCATCGATCTCTGTTGCCGACGCTCAGGCCCGACCCTCGAATGGTTGGCCGCGACGCACGGCATTCCTTTCGTCCTGATCGAAGGCTTCCTCTACACCGGCCAGCGGCGGGCGCGTATGCATGCGGTGCCGGAGCGCACCGGCGCGGCCTTGATGGCGCGCCTCTTGGCCGCTGCCGGGGCAGCGGAAATCGATATCCTGTGCGGCGCCGAAGTGCAGGAAATATATGCCGACGCGGATGGCCGGGTGCGCGGCGTTGGCTTTCGCCGGCCCGACGGCAGCGCCGAGCGAGTGGGGTGCCAGGCGCTAATCCTGGCGTGCAGCGGCTTCGGCGGAAACCGTGACATGGTGCGCCGCTATATCCCCGAAATGGCCGGCGCGGGATATTTCGGCCATGCCGGAAATCGCGGTGATGCGGTTCTATGGGGGGAACAGCTCGGTGCCGAAATTCGCCATATGGGCGCCTATCAGGGCCACGCCTCAGTGGCGGTGCCGCACGGCATCCTGATTACCTGGGCGGTGATGCGCGAAGGTGGAATTCAGGTCAATAGCGCGGGCAAGCGTTTCGCCGATGAGAGCCGGGGTTATTCCGAACATTCGATCGATGTCCTCGGCCAGCCTGGCGGGGCAGTGTGGGATATCTATGATTCATGCATCCATGCCCTGGCGATGGAATTCGAGGACTATCGTCAAGCCGACGCGGCGGGCGCGGTAAAAACTGCAATGAGCGGGGCGGCACTTGCTGCCAATCTCGGATTGCCTGAAGCCGCGCTTACAGAGACATTGGCGGAGACGCAGCGCCACGCAGAAATTGAAGGGCGCGATCTTTTTGGCCGGCACTTCGAAGGTAAACCGGCGCTGGCGCCACCTTATTACGCGGTGCGGGTCGGGGCCTCGCTTTTTCATACCCAGGGCGGACTCGCTATCGACACATTGGCGCGGGTGCTGCGCCGGGACGGGAACGCATTGCCCAATCTCTTTGCCGGCGGCGGCGCGGCTTGCGGTGTCTCCGGTCCCGAGGTATGGGGCTATTCCTCCGGCAATGGTTTGCTGACGGCGGTGATGCTGGGCCGCGTCGCGGGTGAGAGCGCGGCAGCTCTGGTATCTTGA
- a CDS encoding 3-hydroxyacyl-CoA dehydrogenase NAD-binding domain-containing protein has translation MNLVKPDAVERVAILGAGTIGASWAAHFMAHGLAVNVWDPAPGFEARCRAFIAAAWPALIRLGAPALVDESRMAFFDDPAEAVRDCQFVQESGPENKDIKIELYGRLDAVLPDDVIMASSSSGLLISELQAGRKAAARYVIGHPFNPPHLVPLVEVVGGDETDAAAVEWALAFYNGCGKKAIRINREVPGHLANRLQAAMWREAVHLVDSGVASVEDVDIAVSYGPGLRWALMGPNLILHLAGGDGGVRHAIEHFGPALESWWADLGREPKISDAAAEKLIAGVTAEAAGRSLDELTRERDHLLISLLEMLARERGRS, from the coding sequence ATGAATTTGGTGAAACCAGACGCGGTCGAGCGCGTCGCGATCCTCGGCGCCGGCACCATCGGCGCTTCCTGGGCGGCGCATTTCATGGCGCATGGCTTGGCCGTCAATGTGTGGGACCCGGCGCCCGGCTTCGAGGCGCGTTGCCGCGCCTTCATCGCTGCCGCCTGGCCCGCCCTTATCCGGCTCGGAGCGCCCGCCCTAGTGGATGAAAGCCGCATGGCGTTTTTCGATGATCCGGCGGAAGCGGTGCGCGACTGCCAGTTTGTTCAGGAAAGCGGCCCCGAGAACAAAGATATCAAGATCGAGCTCTATGGCCGCCTCGATGCTGTACTTCCTGACGATGTAATTATGGCGTCGAGCTCGTCTGGCCTCTTAATCAGCGAGCTTCAGGCGGGGCGCAAGGCGGCGGCGCGCTATGTCATCGGCCATCCCTTCAACCCGCCGCACCTCGTGCCCCTGGTTGAGGTTGTCGGCGGAGACGAAACCGATGCCGCTGCTGTCGAATGGGCGCTCGCCTTCTATAACGGCTGTGGCAAAAAGGCGATCCGCATCAACCGCGAAGTGCCCGGCCATCTTGCCAACCGGTTGCAAGCGGCAATGTGGCGTGAAGCGGTGCATCTGGTAGATAGCGGCGTGGCGAGCGTCGAGGATGTTGATATCGCCGTCTCCTACGGTCCCGGTTTGCGTTGGGCACTGATGGGGCCAAACCTCATCCTGCATCTCGCCGGCGGCGATGGTGGCGTCCGCCACGCGATTGAACATTTCGGTCCCGCGCTCGAATCCTGGTGGGCGGATCTTGGCCGCGAGCCCAAAATCTCTGACGCCGCGGCGGAGAAATTAATTGCCGGTGTGACCGCCGAAGCGGCGGGCCGCTCGCTCGACGAGCTAACCCGGGAGCGCGATCATTTGCTGATTTCGCTGTTGGAAATGCTCGCGCGCGAGCGCGGCAGGAGCTAG
- a CDS encoding Ldh family oxidoreductase produces MANLQKTDVTVPADVLSRLVSDTFAAAGCSADEAGRIGRYLTSSNLSGHESHGVLRVPRYLHWLKEGYVSRDQEVSIVSENDVLAVVDGKFGFGQTVGPQAVRLGMAKATKCGLSLVALRNSGHLGRIGDWAEMAAADGVISIHFVNTSGLGLLVAPFGGTERRMSTNPVCIGIPSKDEPSLVLDFATSIVAEGKVLNALGGGKPLPADALIDGDGTLSTDPVLIYGVSDSSQPLDVRTGSGAIRAMGEHKGSGLSFMCEILAGALTGSGCSTPGKQQLANGMLSIYIVPEFLTTSDGFAAELRQYVEFFRSARPAEAGGEVLCPGDAETRNRAQRRADGVPLPGSTWQSLLDAAKDAGMPAAEIEVARGAAL; encoded by the coding sequence ATGGCAAATCTCCAAAAGACAGACGTCACCGTCCCGGCCGATGTTCTCAGCCGGCTCGTCAGCGATACATTCGCTGCCGCCGGCTGTTCGGCCGACGAGGCGGGGCGCATCGGCCGGTATCTGACCTCGTCAAACCTTTCCGGCCATGAGAGCCACGGCGTCCTTCGCGTGCCGCGCTATCTCCATTGGCTGAAGGAAGGCTACGTCTCGCGCGATCAGGAAGTTTCTATCGTCAGCGAAAATGATGTGCTGGCCGTGGTCGACGGCAAGTTTGGGTTCGGCCAAACGGTCGGGCCACAGGCGGTGCGCCTCGGCATGGCGAAGGCCACCAAGTGCGGCCTCTCGTTGGTTGCGCTGCGCAATTCCGGCCATCTCGGACGCATCGGCGATTGGGCCGAGATGGCGGCGGCGGACGGCGTGATCTCAATACATTTCGTCAACACGTCCGGTCTTGGTTTGCTCGTGGCACCGTTCGGCGGGACGGAGCGCCGCATGTCGACCAATCCAGTGTGCATCGGTATTCCGTCGAAGGACGAACCATCTCTGGTGCTCGATTTCGCGACCTCAATCGTTGCCGAAGGCAAGGTGTTGAACGCGCTCGGCGGCGGCAAGCCACTGCCGGCGGACGCTTTGATCGATGGCGACGGCACGCTCTCTACCGATCCAGTGCTGATATATGGCGTCAGCGACAGCTCCCAGCCTTTGGATGTTCGCACCGGCTCGGGCGCGATCCGCGCGATGGGTGAGCATAAGGGCTCGGGCCTCTCCTTCATGTGCGAGATCCTGGCCGGCGCCCTGACCGGCTCGGGCTGCTCTACGCCGGGCAAGCAGCAATTGGCGAACGGCATGCTATCGATCTACATCGTGCCGGAATTTCTCACCACGTCGGATGGTTTTGCCGCCGAACTGCGCCAATATGTGGAATTTTTCCGCTCGGCGCGCCCGGCCGAAGCGGGCGGCGAGGTGCTTTGTCCGGGCGACGCGGAAACGCGCAACCGAGCACAGCGGCGGGCCGACGGCGTGCCCCTGCCGGGCTCAACCTGGCAGAGTTTGCTGGATGCGGCTAAGGATGCCGGAATGCCGGCCGCTGAAATTGAGGTCGCACGCGGCGCAGCGCTGTAA
- a CDS encoding LLM class flavin-dependent oxidoreductase, whose translation MTKLRLGTYVEFQCPPGRDHAELINDVIRCAEHSDQRGFNVFTTLEHPFFEKFAINCAPLPLFTKLAERTRNLRFRTLCHTLPLHNPMVLCGQIAEADILTGGRIEVGIGRGHGWLQEPANVAYEESLERFHECIEILIKGWTEERFSFHGKYYTCENLSIVPKPIQKPHPPIFQVGTSSKTFTQAGERGWSVVLGAPTPDDIFIEPHNIYQEACARAGTTPHVSFLKALYLDEDQQRAERDAEEYAMRFIEYNVSPLKEMNRTEEVKARMRAGGFDFYAGDDFLRLGDVSYQDIVDLGIVYIGTPEKVANQLLTLYDKVPFEEFILVSHYGGIPAHKAIQTQELFAKQVLPIVERGIAERRHAV comes from the coding sequence GTGACAAAATTGCGTCTTGGAACTTATGTCGAATTTCAATGCCCGCCGGGGCGCGATCATGCCGAGCTAATCAACGATGTGATCCGATGCGCCGAGCATTCGGATCAGCGCGGATTCAACGTGTTCACCACGCTGGAGCATCCGTTTTTCGAGAAATTCGCCATCAATTGCGCGCCGCTGCCGCTCTTTACCAAGCTTGCCGAGCGCACGCGCAATCTGCGCTTTCGCACCCTCTGCCACACCCTGCCGCTGCACAATCCGATGGTTCTCTGCGGCCAGATCGCCGAGGCCGATATTCTTACCGGTGGGCGTATCGAAGTCGGCATCGGGCGTGGTCATGGTTGGCTGCAGGAGCCCGCAAATGTCGCCTATGAGGAAAGCCTTGAGCGCTTTCACGAATGCATCGAAATTCTCATTAAGGGCTGGACCGAAGAGCGCTTCTCGTTCCACGGCAAATATTACACCTGCGAAAATCTCTCGATCGTGCCGAAGCCGATCCAAAAACCGCATCCGCCGATCTTCCAGGTCGGTACCAGCTCCAAGACGTTCACCCAGGCGGGCGAGCGCGGCTGGAGCGTGGTGCTGGGCGCACCGACGCCGGACGATATCTTCATTGAGCCGCACAACATCTATCAGGAAGCCTGTGCCCGCGCCGGCACCACGCCGCATGTATCCTTCCTGAAAGCATTATACCTCGACGAAGATCAGCAGCGCGCCGAGCGCGACGCCGAGGAATATGCGATGCGGTTCATCGAATATAATGTGTCGCCGCTGAAGGAGATGAACCGCACCGAGGAGGTCAAAGCCCGGATGCGCGCCGGCGGATTCGATTTTTACGCCGGCGACGATTTCCTTCGTCTCGGCGATGTCTCCTATCAGGATATCGTCGATCTCGGCATCGTCTATATCGGCACGCCCGAGAAGGTCGCCAATCAACTGCTCACGCTATACGACAAGGTGCCCTTCGAGGAATTTATCCTGGTCAGCCATTATGGCGGCATTCCCGCGCATAAGGCGATCCAGACCCAGGAATTATTCGCCAAACAGGTATTGCCAATTGTCGAACGCGGCATCGCCGAGCGGCGTCACGCGGTTTAG